From Polypterus senegalus isolate Bchr_013 chromosome 15, ASM1683550v1, whole genome shotgun sequence, the proteins below share one genomic window:
- the LOC120515356 gene encoding uncharacterized protein LOC120515356: protein MADNLMKWIAALLNVLWCLITLDLASRAAKLHRAPAIGILLTAFSSVFRSVTSLVPLPGSSQLQDIQDDLFWTSCLFAPALVSFGFLWLSEDRTTGNTLLCGSLLAASLSDWFSEYSRVLIGRFMIISSLSCSLTVCAFTGNVKGLFGNLVLNLAYLSFPTVREQSLIPWVTRDFAETVLNMWMFFGIVITQQALHGFKREGDDWD, encoded by the exons ATGGCTGATAATTTAATGAAATGGATTGCCGCCCTGTTAAATGTCTTATGGTGTCTTATCACTTTGGATTTGGCTTCTCGAGCTGCAAAG CTTCATAGAGCTCCTGCCATTGGTATCCTCCTCACTGCCTTTTCTTCTGTATTCCGTTCAGTGACATCTCTTGTGCCACTGCCTGGCAGCTCACAACTGCAAGACATTCAAGACGACTTGTTTTGGACCAGCTGCTTGTTTGCACCTGCTCTAGTTTCATTTGGGTTTCTTTGGCTAAGTGAAGATCGGACCACTGGAAACACACTGCTCTGTGGGTCTTTGCTTGCTGCCTCATTGTCTGATTGGTTTTCAGAATACAGTCGTGTCCTTATTGGACGTTTTATGATCATAAGTTCACTAAGTTGCTCTTTGACAGTTTGTGCTTTTACTGGTAATGTCAAAGGACTCTTTGGAAATCTTGTTTTGAACTTGGCCTATCTCTCTTTTCCTACTGTCAGAGAGCAGTCATTGATACCATGGGTAACAAGAGATTTTGCAGAGACAGTCTTGAACATGTGGATGTTTTTTGGTATTGTAATCACTCAGCAGGCACTACATGGATTTAAAAGGGAGGGTGATGACTGGGATTAA